The Puniceicoccaceae bacterium genomic interval GTTTGAACGGGTTGACCTCATCGGCCTCATTGCTGCGAACAAATCCAACGATCTTCTTCGGGTCCACGCTGACGACTTCACGACCTATGCGCTGATCGGCACGGTAGACGGGAATCTCGCGACGGTGCGGTGGATTGTCGGGCATGTAGATGTCGTGAAATCCCCGCAGTTCGGTTGGGTGATATTCGTTGAGTTCGACGATGATTCGGTCGGCAACCTCAAGAAAGGTGGGGCTGGCACCAACGGAGGTGCTGAGCACGATTTCACCCTTTTCATTTACATCACAGGCCTCGACGATGGCCCAGTTGAACTTTCCGAGAAATCCATATCTCACATACTGTGGCAGCAGTGAGAGGTGCATGTCATAAAACCGGGTCTCACCTGAGTTGATCTGCTTGCGCAAGTTGGGATCAGACTGATAGGGCGTGCGGAAAAGCACCGCGTTGGCTTTGGCCAATTCACCGTCGAGTGACGGTCCGGTGGAGGCACCTGTTACGACGCCCACCTTGAAGGGACGACCTTCGTTGTGCTCAGCGAGTGCCTTTTTGGCGATTGCGCGAGGAATGACCTTACATGCCCCTGCAGGCGTAAACCCGCTGAAGCCGATCACGTCCTCATGTTGGATCATGGATGCTGCCTCGTCGGCAGTCAGTTCTCTTATTCCTTTTGCCCTCATTGGTTTGATAATGGTTGTGGATGCGCGGTGAAAGCGTTGCGCACACGGTATGCTGTCATGTCGTGTAAAATGGATTTGCCCGGTTTTCGGGGGATTGCTGGCTCAGGCGAGAGTGGAGATGAAAAACCCGGCGACCAGTGCGGTGCCGATCACGCCTGCAACGTTCGGTCCCATGGCATGCATGAGCAGAAAGTTGCCCGGATCGGATTTCTGTCCCTCCACATGGGAAACGCGTGCGGCCATGGGCACGGCGGACACCCCGGCGGAACCGATGAGCGGATTGATTGGGGTTTTCGAAATCAGGTTCATGAGTTTGGCCATGAGCACTCCTGCTGCAGTTGCGATGGCGAAGGCAATGACCCCCATGAACAGGATGGACAGGGTTTCCATCGTGAGAAAACTGTTGCCGCTCATGGTGACACCCACGCTGGTTCCCAGCAGGATGGTCACGATGTTGATCAGTTCATTCTGGGCCGCCTTGCTCAGGCGCTCAGTGACGCCGCATTCGCGCAGGAAGTTTCCAAGGAACAGCATGAAAATCAGCGGAGATGCCGCCGGAACGAGCACGATGCAGAACACCATGACGACAACCGCAAACAACAGTTTTTCGAGCTTGTTGACTGGGCGCAGTGACTTCATGCGGATTTTGCGCTCCTTTTGAGTCGTTAGCAAACGCATGATGGGTGGTTGAATGACCGGGACCAGTGCCATGTAGCTGTAGGCGGCTACAGCGATGGGAGCGAGCAGTTCGGGAGCAAGTTTATTGGCCAGAAAAATAGAGGTGGGACCGTCGGCACCCCCAATGATTCCGATCGCTGCACAGGCACCTGTATCAAATCCGAGAAACATTGCTCCGAGGAAGGTTGCAAAGACTCCAAACTGTGCGGCAGCTCCCAGCAGCAATGTGCGCGGATTGGCAATCAGTGGACCAAAGTCGGTCAGTGCCCCCACACCGAGAAAAATGAGTGGAGGGAAGATTTCGAACTCAATGCCCTTGCTGAAGTAGTAGAACAATCCGCCGGGATGATCGCCGATCGGTTCGTTCAGAATGCCCTGTGTAGGCAGATTGGCAAGCAGGGCGCCAAATGCGATCGGTACGAGCAACAGTGGCTCAAATCCCTTCTTAACCGCAAGATAAAGCAGGATGCCGACGACAACCCACATGACCAGCATCTGCCACGAAATTGCGGCGATCCCCGTATTTTCCAAAAGTGTGTTCAGATTAATATCCATGCAAAGACTCCATGATTTGGGATTTGCGCTGTAGAATGCCTTATACCATTCATTATCCGTGCGTTCAGGCGAGTTCGAGCAAGGGCTGTCCCTCTCCGACCTGATCCCCTTCCTTCACGAGAATGGCAGTGACCTTGCCGGCCTTTTCGGCGGTGACATAGGTATTCATCTTCATGGCTTCCATGGTGAAAAGGCGCTGTCCTTCAGAGACGCTCTGTCCCGCGCTGACTTCGATTTTGACGATGCTGCCTGCGAGCGGACTGTGAATGGTGTTTCCTTCACCTGAAGCAGCAGCGGGAGCCGGGTCGGCGGCGGCGGGTGCTGCACTGGCGCTGCCGGATGTGGCGGATTCGAGAGTGACTTCATAGACGGTGCCGTTGACCGTGACGTTAAGTTTTTTCATATGTGAACGAAGCGTTGAAATGGGTGAATGGATGAAGGGTTGTGAATGGGGTCGTTCCTGAACTCAGGGTTTCTTTCGGATGGACTGGATCGTGGCCTTTCCTCCGGTTGCAAAGCTGACGGCTGCCGTGATCACCGCGATGGTTTCATCGGGAATAATGGGACTCGGGTTTGGTCGGGAAACAGGTGCGGGCATCTGGTCGAGTCCCAGTGTCTTGACGAGCTTGCTCATGGCTGCCGTGGCAAGCCAGAGCAGAACGAGGGTTGCGAGGACGACCCCGAACCCGTATAATAGATAGGACACGGCCTCCAAGGTACTCAGTGTG includes:
- a CDS encoding biotin/lipoyl-containing protein, which translates into the protein MKKLNVTVNGTVYEVTLESATSGSASAAPAAADPAPAAASGEGNTIHSPLAGSIVKIEVSAGQSVSEGQRLFTMEAMKMNTYVTAEKAGKVTAILVKEGDQVGEGQPLLELA
- a CDS encoding OadG family protein; its protein translation is MPHDTTSTLPTLSTLEAVSYLLYGFGVVLATLVLLWLATAAMSKLVKTLGLDQMPAPVSRPNPSPIIPDETIAVITAAVSFATGGKATIQSIRKKP
- a CDS encoding sodium ion-translocating decarboxylase subunit beta; the protein is MDINLNTLLENTGIAAISWQMLVMWVVVGILLYLAVKKGFEPLLLVPIAFGALLANLPTQGILNEPIGDHPGGLFYYFSKGIEFEIFPPLIFLGVGALTDFGPLIANPRTLLLGAAAQFGVFATFLGAMFLGFDTGACAAIGIIGGADGPTSIFLANKLAPELLAPIAVAAYSYMALVPVIQPPIMRLLTTQKERKIRMKSLRPVNKLEKLLFAVVVMVFCIVLVPAASPLIFMLFLGNFLRECGVTERLSKAAQNELINIVTILLGTSVGVTMSGNSFLTMETLSILFMGVIAFAIATAAGVLMAKLMNLISKTPINPLIGSAGVSAVPMAARVSHVEGQKSDPGNFLLMHAMGPNVAGVIGTALVAGFFISTLA